In Streptomyces sp. NBC_01439, the following are encoded in one genomic region:
- a CDS encoding oxidoreductase, whose product MLSYDELTSPERELWDAFPEGRRVDLGAGAPEDVPVAEGGRWGPERTVRAAVIVALLQGAQTVQPGGVACLRLAGARISGHVNLAGAQIAHTFRLTDCWFEEGVDLSGASTRSIGLVGCRVPGVEAGLIRVEGRFDLRRSRLVSGPASPFHRRFTALSLINAHVSGAVNLSEAEITAPGEWAVSAGGLVAEGGVYCLDGFVAHGEVRLMGAQLPGGLHMRGAVLERPGGRGVLLALDNAVASTLDFSDGFTANGTVRLRGARISGDLTFEGAVLNGPPGGRGPALAAPLMQAVDFDFTPARPPSAMVDLRGAQVSHLHDGDRSWPEVVELDGFVYGSVKAGGVDEAGERRDSVARRVTWLRRSPGYNPQPYEQLASWYRKSGHDDDARRVLLAKHRHRRRTLPLAARAWGHLLDVTVGYGYRPWLAGVWLLALTLVGVLAFGTHSPQPAKRDEGAPFQPLVYTLDLLIPIGGLGQRTAWYWTQGGLQWLAHLLIALGWVLTTAVIAGVTRTLQKN is encoded by the coding sequence GTGCTCTCATACGACGAGTTGACCTCACCGGAACGTGAACTCTGGGACGCCTTCCCCGAGGGGCGCCGCGTTGACCTGGGTGCTGGCGCGCCGGAGGACGTCCCCGTCGCCGAGGGCGGGCGGTGGGGCCCCGAGCGGACGGTTCGGGCCGCCGTGATCGTGGCCCTGCTCCAGGGTGCGCAGACCGTGCAGCCCGGTGGCGTCGCGTGCCTGAGGCTTGCCGGGGCGCGGATATCCGGGCACGTCAACCTGGCGGGCGCCCAGATCGCCCACACGTTCCGGCTCACGGACTGCTGGTTCGAGGAGGGTGTGGACCTCTCCGGGGCGTCGACCCGGTCGATCGGGCTCGTGGGCTGCCGGGTGCCGGGCGTGGAGGCCGGCCTCATCCGGGTCGAGGGACGGTTCGACCTGCGGCGTTCGCGCCTGGTGAGTGGCCCTGCCTCGCCCTTCCACCGCAGGTTCACCGCCTTGTCGCTCATCAACGCCCATGTGAGCGGCGCCGTGAACCTGAGCGAAGCCGAGATCACCGCACCCGGGGAATGGGCCGTTTCCGCCGGGGGACTGGTTGCGGAGGGCGGCGTCTACTGCTTGGACGGATTCGTCGCCCACGGCGAGGTCCGTCTCATGGGGGCGCAACTGCCGGGCGGGCTGCACATGCGGGGCGCAGTGCTGGAACGCCCGGGTGGGCGCGGGGTGCTGCTCGCTCTGGACAATGCGGTGGCCTCGACGCTCGATTTCTCCGACGGGTTCACCGCGAACGGGACCGTGCGGCTGCGAGGGGCCCGGATCTCGGGCGACCTGACCTTCGAGGGGGCCGTGTTGAACGGGCCGCCAGGCGGCCGGGGCCCGGCCCTGGCCGCCCCGCTGATGCAGGCCGTCGACTTCGACTTCACCCCCGCCCGGCCGCCGTCCGCCATGGTGGACCTGCGGGGCGCGCAGGTGTCCCACCTCCACGACGGCGACCGGAGCTGGCCGGAGGTGGTGGAGCTGGACGGCTTCGTCTACGGCTCCGTCAAGGCGGGCGGGGTGGACGAAGCGGGCGAACGGCGGGACTCCGTGGCCCGTCGCGTGACGTGGCTGCGGCGCAGTCCGGGCTACAACCCCCAGCCCTATGAGCAGTTGGCGAGCTGGTACCGGAAGTCCGGCCACGACGACGACGCCCGCCGCGTGCTCCTGGCCAAGCACCGTCATCGGCGTCGGACCCTGCCCCTGGCCGCGCGCGCGTGGGGGCACCTGCTGGACGTGACCGTCGGCTACGGGTACCGCCCCTGGTTGGCCGGTGTCTGGCTCCTCGCACTGACCCTGGTGGGCGTCCTGGCCTTCGGTACCCACTCTCCCCAACCGGCCAAACGGGACGAAGGCGCCCCGTTCCAGCCCCTCGTCTACACGCTGGACCTCCTGATTCCCATCGGCGGCTTGGGCCAGCGCACGGCCTGGTACTGGACACAAGGCGGCCTCCAGTGGCTGGCCCACCTGCTGATCGCCCTCGGCTGGGTGCTGACGACGGCCGTCATCGCCGGTGTCACCCGCACCCTGCAGAAGAACTAG
- a CDS encoding DUF6506 family protein: MALTHWGFIYTADGSAAGGDVSIVDTGTCRSVFVGVEKPEEGIEAARRLVSEGVQLIELCGGFGPVWAGRVIEAINGAVPVGAVGYGPEAVDQVHAIFS, from the coding sequence ATGGCGCTCACACACTGGGGGTTCATCTACACGGCGGACGGCAGCGCGGCAGGTGGCGATGTCAGCATCGTGGACACGGGTACGTGCCGCAGTGTGTTCGTCGGGGTGGAGAAGCCCGAGGAGGGCATCGAGGCCGCGCGCCGCCTGGTAAGCGAGGGCGTGCAACTGATTGAACTGTGCGGGGGATTCGGGCCGGTATGGGCCGGGCGTGTGATCGAGGCGATCAATGGCGCAGTCCCCGTGGGCGCGGTTGGCTACGGACCCGAAGCGGTCGATCAGGTGCACGCGATCTTCTCGTGA
- a CDS encoding glycosyltransferase family 2 protein, protein MDVEIYLQECLESIARQTFSALEVIMVDDGSTDSSTAIAADFARRDPRFKLLRQESMGPGHARNVGIRAAHPQAEFLAFVDGDDVIPEYAYELLVQTL, encoded by the coding sequence ATGGACGTTGAGATATACCTCCAGGAATGTCTGGAATCGATAGCCAGGCAGACGTTCTCGGCACTCGAAGTGATCATGGTCGATGACGGCTCGACCGACTCCTCGACGGCCATAGCCGCCGACTTCGCCCGCCGCGACCCCAGGTTCAAGCTCCTGCGCCAGGAGTCGATGGGGCCGGGGCATGCCCGTAATGTCGGCATTCGGGCCGCTCATCCGCAGGCCGAATTCCTCGCGTTCGTCGACGGCGACGACGTCATACCCGAGTACGCCTACGAGCTGCTCGTGCAGACCCTCTAA
- a CDS encoding CDP-glycerol glycerophosphotransferase family protein, protein MLVSPNSFSTPILKRAFQFPGEMVAPGPLVYSSPELIGAIRNIDCIQHGYAARYRWFQQEFCDLDDGYASARLADRILIAGGDLDPGQAQAPAVGAVRGRAAGPAGPRAAAGQTGQAGQAGHWNGGTLGQVPRQPARRMDSEHV, encoded by the coding sequence ATGCTGGTGTCCCCGAACAGCTTCAGCACCCCGATCCTCAAGCGGGCCTTCCAGTTCCCCGGCGAGATGGTCGCCCCCGGCCCGCTCGTGTACTCCTCCCCGGAACTGATCGGGGCGATCCGCAACATCGACTGCATCCAGCACGGTTACGCCGCCCGCTACCGCTGGTTCCAGCAGGAATTCTGCGACCTCGACGACGGCTACGCCTCGGCCAGGCTCGCCGACCGCATCCTGATCGCCGGCGGGGACCTCGACCCCGGCCAGGCGCAGGCCCCCGCGGTCGGAGCCGTCCGCGGCCGTGCGGCGGGTCCGGCGGGTCCGCGAGCCGCGGCGGGGCAGACGGGTCAGGCAGGTCAGGCAGGTCACTGGAACGGAGGCACCCTCGGTCAGGTGCCGCGCCAGCCGGCGAGAAGAATGGATTCCGAGCATGTCTAA
- a CDS encoding endonuclease/exonuclease/phosphatase family protein, protein MVAAAVLRRRFGRTAATLSLLTAVACTSAQSQDPVTGAGAGPGKADEVTVATWNMCGVRQWGCEKTGGPKEKLRQLGELIDGSDVQVLLLQEVCSEDLQSFARALGPQWHTAFEPYAEVDSAGGRTPVGCTGQGRGQAGYGLLAGSPLADVEAIPSEQPTVGLHRGILCARVPAQRLRVCNAHLSLRESDADHPDWDFRDDQLSSLVAAASTDAATIFGGDFNTPPPVGDRNASAWIWPSEPYTTYRECDQKGSSKKGRATLKDGTKIDYLFTQLPRTACEVVDTKASDHRPLVMRVPRPEDPATISTVG, encoded by the coding sequence GTGGTCGCGGCGGCGGTGCTCCGCCGCCGGTTCGGCCGCACGGCGGCGACCCTGAGCCTGTTGACCGCGGTGGCGTGCACCTCGGCGCAGAGCCAGGATCCGGTCACGGGCGCCGGTGCGGGCCCCGGGAAGGCCGACGAGGTCACCGTGGCCACCTGGAACATGTGCGGGGTGCGGCAGTGGGGCTGCGAGAAGACCGGGGGCCCGAAGGAGAAGCTCCGGCAACTGGGCGAACTGATCGACGGTTCCGACGTCCAGGTCCTGCTCCTGCAGGAGGTGTGCTCCGAGGACCTGCAGTCCTTCGCCCGCGCCCTCGGCCCGCAGTGGCACACGGCCTTCGAACCGTACGCCGAGGTCGACTCGGCGGGCGGCCGTACGCCCGTCGGCTGCACCGGGCAGGGCCGGGGCCAGGCGGGCTACGGTCTGCTGGCCGGGTCCCCGCTGGCCGACGTGGAGGCGATACCGAGCGAGCAGCCGACGGTGGGACTGCACCGCGGGATCCTGTGCGCGCGGGTCCCGGCCCAGCGGCTGCGGGTGTGCAACGCGCACCTGTCGCTGCGGGAGAGCGACGCCGACCACCCGGACTGGGACTTCCGCGACGACCAGCTGAGCTCCCTGGTGGCCGCCGCGTCGACGGACGCCGCCACGATCTTCGGCGGGGACTTCAACACCCCGCCGCCGGTGGGCGACCGGAACGCCTCCGCCTGGATCTGGCCGTCGGAGCCGTACACCACGTACCGCGAGTGCGACCAGAAGGGCAGCTCGAAGAAGGGGCGCGCCACCCTCAAGGACGGCACGAAGATCGACTACCTGTTCACCCAGCTGCCCCGCACCGCCTGCGAGGTGGTGGACACCAAGGCGTCCGACCACCGGCCGCTGGTGATGCGGGTGCCCCGTCCCGAGGACCCGGCCACGATCAGTACCGTGGGTTGA
- a CDS encoding DUF4328 domain-containing protein, which yields MSAIPVGPPPSPYAAPDVKGMRLRAPVGLAIALTVLFALVIGFDVFGVYVDWNSRSILERLLADSAAVSDAELDQADRLAVRAGMFQGQAAIVTGIVFIIWFLRVRTNAEVFAPGAEKLPRGWAIGAWFIPFANLVLPYRIAVTTWISSTPFGADGQQRWFRLTLVNLWWGTFVLAKALGWYGGRSYASAETTEGVRDAVTTMLAADLIDIVAAVLAVLFVRRLTAMQHARAARGPVVAAV from the coding sequence ATGTCCGCAATTCCGGTCGGCCCGCCGCCGTCCCCGTACGCCGCACCCGATGTGAAGGGCATGCGGTTGCGCGCGCCCGTGGGCCTGGCCATCGCACTGACCGTGCTGTTCGCCTTGGTCATCGGATTCGACGTCTTCGGCGTGTACGTCGACTGGAACTCCCGCTCGATCCTGGAAAGGCTGTTGGCGGATTCCGCCGCGGTCAGCGATGCCGAGCTGGACCAGGCCGACCGTCTGGCGGTTAGGGCCGGCATGTTCCAGGGCCAGGCCGCCATCGTGACCGGCATCGTCTTCATCATCTGGTTCCTCCGGGTCCGCACGAACGCCGAGGTCTTCGCCCCGGGTGCGGAAAAGCTCCCGCGGGGCTGGGCCATCGGCGCCTGGTTCATACCGTTCGCCAACCTCGTGCTGCCGTACCGGATCGCCGTCACCACCTGGATTTCGAGCACGCCCTTCGGCGCTGACGGACAGCAGCGGTGGTTCCGCTTGACCCTGGTCAACCTCTGGTGGGGCACCTTCGTGCTCGCCAAGGCCCTGGGATGGTACGGAGGTCGCTCCTACGCCAGCGCCGAGACCACCGAGGGCGTGCGCGACGCCGTCACGACGATGCTGGCCGCTGACCTCATCGACATCGTGGCCGCCGTCCTCGCCGTGCTCTTCGTCCGCAGGTTGACGGCCATGCAGCACGCGAGGGCCGCACGGGGACCGGTCGTCGCAGCGGTGTAG
- a CDS encoding aldo/keto reductase — protein MTNASTRPSGDRVLYGCMGLGGGWDPDPYGPADIDAAEAAVAAALDIGITTFDHADIYRHGKAEAVFGEVLARAPGLRERITLQTKCGIRLGNKDRPGMYDLRGESITRRVEESLTRLRTDAIDVLLLHRPDPLADVDSIASALTSLHRQGLVRGFGVSNMGAAQIAHLQARLDVALVANQLEMSLHSRAWVEAGVLLNTPESAQNGFPFGTLEHCRDNGIGLQAWGALAQGRFTGREETPAERATAQLLAELARQKDTTPESVLLWWLMRHPAAIAPVIGSARPERILACRDAALREPELTHEEWYELWITARGVRLP, from the coding sequence GTGACGAACGCGAGTACGAGACCGAGCGGTGACCGGGTGCTGTACGGGTGCATGGGCCTGGGCGGGGGCTGGGACCCCGACCCGTACGGGCCGGCGGACATCGACGCCGCCGAGGCGGCCGTCGCCGCCGCCCTCGACATCGGCATCACCACCTTCGACCACGCCGACATCTACCGGCACGGGAAGGCCGAGGCCGTCTTCGGCGAGGTGCTCGCTCGCGCACCGGGGCTGCGAGAGCGCATCACCCTCCAGACCAAGTGCGGGATCCGGCTGGGCAACAAGGACCGCCCGGGGATGTACGACCTGCGCGGGGAGAGCATCACGCGGCGCGTCGAGGAGAGCCTGACCCGGCTGCGGACCGATGCGATCGACGTCCTCCTGCTGCACCGCCCCGATCCGCTGGCGGACGTGGACTCGATCGCCTCCGCGCTGACCTCACTGCACCGCCAGGGCCTCGTACGGGGCTTCGGCGTGTCGAACATGGGCGCCGCCCAGATCGCCCACCTCCAGGCCCGGCTCGACGTCGCGTTGGTGGCGAACCAGCTGGAGATGAGCCTGCACAGCCGTGCCTGGGTCGAGGCCGGGGTCCTGCTCAACACCCCGGAATCCGCGCAGAACGGGTTCCCGTTCGGCACGCTGGAGCACTGCCGCGACAACGGCATCGGCCTCCAGGCCTGGGGCGCTCTGGCGCAGGGCCGCTTCACCGGACGCGAGGAGACGCCCGCCGAGCGGGCCACCGCGCAGCTGCTGGCCGAGTTGGCCCGGCAGAAGGACACCACGCCCGAGTCGGTCCTGCTGTGGTGGCTGATGCGGCACCCCGCCGCCATCGCGCCGGTCATCGGCAGCGCGCGCCCCGAGCGGATCCTCGCTTGCCGCGACGCGGCGCTACGGGAGCCCGAGCTCACGCACGAGGAGTGGTACGAGCTCTGGATCACGGCCCGGGGCGTGCGGCTGCCCTGA
- a CDS encoding alpha/beta hydrolase — translation MTTYPHKALLLALATATVAASLTATAAPAVARPAPAAPRLDWHRCAHPDAPAAQECAELPVPLDYDDPDGRQLTLAVSRIRSDRPGARRGTLVVIPGGPGGSGVQRLTQKGDALRRELAGAYDLVAFDPRGVGASTTASCDLAPEDRYLTSLRSWPGPNGEITENIARSRRIAEACARNGGPELRSFTTANQVRDMDRFREALGERKLSAWGTSYGTYAGAVYAQKYPRHTDRWVLDSSGDPDPKRVARGWLANMSQGAADRFPDFAAWATHPDRDRDGLRLAAAAQEVEPLVVSLAARLDREPRTTTPGVPLTGSGLRQALQNALYADAAFASFARLVQAAQDPAGTPVLPKELAAPIRNEDAALMVSVICNDVAWPDASVASYRRAVDADRARYPLTAGMPVNVLPCSFWQTPVQKPTRITDDGPSNILMIQSRRDPATPLSGGLKMREALGDRARLVTVEQGGHGLYLGNGNACGDRAVTEFLTSGRRPARDTDCAN, via the coding sequence ATGACGACTTACCCGCACAAGGCCCTGCTCCTCGCCCTCGCCACGGCCACCGTGGCGGCCTCGCTGACCGCGACCGCCGCCCCGGCCGTGGCCCGGCCCGCCCCAGCCGCCCCGCGGCTCGACTGGCACCGCTGTGCCCATCCGGACGCGCCCGCCGCCCAGGAGTGCGCCGAGCTGCCCGTCCCGCTCGACTACGACGACCCCGACGGCAGACAGCTCACCCTCGCCGTCTCGAGGATCCGCAGCGACCGCCCCGGGGCCCGGCGCGGCACGCTGGTGGTGATACCCGGCGGACCGGGCGGGTCCGGCGTGCAGCGCCTGACGCAGAAGGGCGACGCCCTGCGTCGGGAGCTCGCCGGGGCCTACGACCTCGTCGCCTTCGATCCGCGCGGAGTGGGCGCCAGCACCACCGCGAGCTGCGACCTCGCCCCCGAGGACCGGTACTTGACCAGCCTGCGCTCCTGGCCGGGCCCGAACGGCGAGATCACCGAGAACATCGCCCGGTCCCGGCGCATCGCCGAGGCCTGCGCCCGCAACGGCGGCCCCGAGCTGCGCAGTTTCACCACGGCCAACCAGGTCCGCGACATGGACCGCTTCCGCGAGGCGCTCGGCGAGCGGAAGCTCTCCGCCTGGGGCACCTCGTACGGGACCTACGCGGGCGCCGTGTACGCGCAGAAGTATCCCCGGCACACCGACCGTTGGGTCCTCGACAGCAGCGGCGACCCCGACCCGAAGCGGGTCGCCCGTGGCTGGCTGGCGAACATGTCGCAGGGTGCGGCGGACCGCTTCCCCGACTTCGCGGCCTGGGCGACCCACCCCGACCGGGACCGGGACGGCCTGCGCCTGGCCGCGGCGGCGCAGGAAGTGGAGCCGCTCGTCGTCTCGCTCGCGGCCCGGCTGGACCGCGAACCGAGGACGACGACCCCCGGAGTGCCGCTGACCGGCAGCGGCCTGCGCCAGGCCCTGCAGAACGCGCTCTACGCCGACGCCGCCTTCGCCTCCTTCGCCCGGCTCGTACAGGCGGCGCAGGACCCGGCGGGGACCCCGGTGCTCCCCAAGGAGCTCGCCGCACCCATCCGGAACGAGGACGCCGCGCTCATGGTCAGCGTCATCTGCAACGACGTGGCGTGGCCGGACGCGTCCGTGGCCTCGTACCGGCGGGCGGTCGACGCGGACCGCGCCCGGTACCCGCTCACGGCCGGCATGCCGGTGAACGTACTGCCCTGTTCCTTCTGGCAGACCCCCGTGCAGAAGCCGACCCGGATCACCGACGACGGCCCGTCCAACATCCTCATGATCCAGAGCCGCCGGGACCCGGCCACCCCGCTCTCCGGGGGCCTGAAGATGCGCGAGGCGCTGG